The Mangifera indica cultivar Alphonso unplaced genomic scaffold, CATAS_Mindica_2.1 Un_0036, whole genome shotgun sequence genomic interval attttaagtaccattgcCTTGATAACTATTTTAGgccatatatagatttttggaGCTTGCACATTTTGCGCTCTTGGCCTTTTACCACAAAACCTACAGGTTgatccatgtagatttcttcgtcAAGCTCTCTATTAAGAAAgttgttttgacatccatcagatgcaattctagatctaaatgtgctactatagctagaatgacACGGATTGAAGTAAACCTCACAACAGACAAAaaggtttcttcataatctataccttcttatTGAGTATAGCCTTTTGCCACTAGGCGAgctttatatctatctattgagccatctgcctttcatttaattttgagaatccatttattcctAATGGATTTTCGACCTAGTGGTAAGTCCACTAGACTCCAAACTTGGTTAagttccatggatttcatttttttctctaatgcTTCTTACCACTTTTCCTTATTAAAGGATGATagagcttctttgatatttttaggctcatcATCTTCCGAATGAgcagttatgaaaacttcattttcaatttcgaaaCGTCTCTTGGGGATTCGAGAATGTTCGCTCCTACACAATTGAGGATCTTCGCTCCCAATATCTGAAATAGGTTGGAACATAACCTCATTGCTCCTACTATCTGTAATAAGTAGAGACATCATCTCTTGTGACACAACTAATGGTCGCTGGGACGAACCTTCTCCACATTCCTCTTCCATTTCAtacagatgaagacttttatcgATATCACCCTTTTCaggaaattcattttctatgaacGTCACATCTCAAGATTCTATTTCAGTCATTCTTCCATCAGAGTCCTCTCCTATGAACACGTACCCTTTGAAGTGTTcagagtatcttataaagatacatttcttacCTCTTGGAcccaattttctaaatttatggaATGTGTCATGGATATATGCAGCAGACCCCCAAGGGcgcatcatatttaattcaggttTCCTACATATCCATAACTTATAAGGTGTAGAAGTTACTAACTTAGTAGGCACacggttaagtatataagtcgtAGTCAATAACCATTTCCAACAGTGTTCGATTTCGTCTCtctgctacaccattttgttgtggagtTCTGGGAATCATCAATTGCCTCATTATTcctttttcactacataattccttaaattgGGTGGATAAATATTCACGACCTCGATCAGTTCTCAagacttttattcttttgtctaacTGATTCTTAGcctcattcatataatgtctgaagcaatctattgcttctgacttatgggagatcaaatagacataaccaaaacatgaataatcatctatgaaagtgatgaaatagaatgctCTTTTTCTAGCTCTAACATTCATAAGGCCACAAATATCTGAGTGTACAAGTTGCAGAAGAACTTCAGCTCTAATAGTTTTGCCAAAAAGTTTCTTAGTAATTTTTCCTGCTagacaatgctcacaaatagACAAATCTATTTTCGTGATAGGTCTTAATAAACCTTCATGGGCTAGTCTGTTCATTCTCTCTTGGCCAATATGCCCTAATCTAGcatgccatttatttgcatccacatctagactattaggagttgcaaataaagaaaaactaatagtattatcattaatacaatttaaggtGTCTAGCACCATAAAACCTTCAGACAGAAATCTACAGCCataaaacatatcattataataaagtttaaccaagttttcagagaaaataaaacaatatcctaGTTTTAATAGAACCATTACAAAAACTAGATTTCGTCAAGTTTCTGGAGCATATAAAACATTACGTAGGTACAAGGTTTGACCACAGCGCAAAACCAATTTACATGTGCCCATTCCTTTTACTTCAACTTTGGTATTATTACCTATATATATCCACCGTGTTTCCCTCGGTATTGACAAAATTCTACGAAAGTGTCTTTATCACGAGCTACATGGTATATGGCTCTTGAGTCTACAGTCcacataggatgagattcaattaagaaaacggtactggaaacataaatctcacaatttgagacaagataagaCAATACCTTTTTTGGCTCCGCGCATTCACAGGCGAAATGACCCTTGTTACCACAGTTATAACAAGTCAGTTTagacttatctcttttcccataGCGCTTGCCTCTTTTACGCTTGAACCGTTTGTTCTTGTTCACAAGTCCTTGGAcgatctcttttccttttccagatttttgccattttctctTATAGCCAGAAAACTTCTTCGAACTAGACTCAGCAACATATGCTTGAGCATTTGGTCTAGTAGCCTCTAGGTGCTCAGCTTCCAGTTCAAGATGGCgagcaatatcatcaaaagtTCTGATATTGTTATTATAGGTCATGTTCACTTTCATGTGCTCCCAACTATCAGGAAGAGATCGTATAACAGCCTGCACTTACTGTTCATCAGTCAGTTCATGCCCTGTTTTCTTCAGCTCAGTTATCATGTTTGACATTTCCCTTAGATGTTGCTTCATCGACTTATTGGGAACTTTCTTATATGTGTCGAACTTGATGGTCAACTGCCTAAGTTTAGAGATGGTCATTCCtctaaacttttctttcaatgctacccacatagcatttgcagtttcaaattgctcatactaataagcaatatcatcattcattgagctgATGAGTATTCCTCCGGCAgtcgaatctttctttttccaagaaTTATAAGCATCCATGTTACGCCTATGTTGGGAATTATTAGGATTCTAGCCCTCAGCCAGCTGAGGCTCATCCATAACCTGATTAACAGCTTCCAAGGCATCatgttcatctaggatatagtgcattctcattctccatattttataattgtccccattcaatctttctcccttattcaaatcggcaattatgttttttcgaagccatttcaatatataactacagagatacgcaacacaacaccaacaataagatatatacatattttattgtcgcaattgtgcattaaagattaaaatatgtcacataaggcatagagtcgaaagttcactatgttcccaatcatcgtcTATAACACAAATGTTtcacattttaacaattaatcaaatcacGTCAATGTATATTCCAGAcgagaataatttaattctacCAGTCTCAGAATTCTCACATATAATCCATAAagcatatatattatatcaacatggAGAGTTCAACATAAccataattcaaaaataaacaaatatgcatgaaataaatatggacatgaaattcaatgacTATGACTATTTTTGACTTGAACTAGAATCTGAACTTTCTTTGATACGTggtttataattgttaaaacatgGCATTTTAACAATCAACTGATCTTCAACTCGATACCCATTTCGGAAATGATAAACTTCCTCTGTTTTTTCAACAATCCTTAGAGTAACTTTATCTAATATAAACTTTCTGCACTGTTTGCGATAGCTAACATGCCTCGCACTCTgctgatttgggaaaatagaaagAGCTGCtgtttttcttatattcataacAATGTTCGCTCTTCTGCCTTTTGTAACTCATACAAGCACTCCCAGAAATCCAATTCATTCTTGTCGTCTTGGATAATCTTAGTGATTATATTGGTCTAATTATCAGGCAATGACATCAATAGTCcataaatcttttcattttgagTAAAGGATATGCCTGAGCTTTCAATTCTAATATTCTTTCAGTCATGGTCCAAATGTGAGTGAATAAGTTATGCTCCGGATTCCTCTTATAGTTCAGATAGTAGTccttagtcaatatgtttaccctatatatgaccaacaaatggacaataataaattatacatgcataacaatataaacaacacatgttcacatgtttagcaaagtataattcaaaaccatgatcaaaataacacctataagtgttcaattcatgcataaatagatcacacataataaaatttatgctAATATAAGCTGTCGAGCATAAATAGAAGCATGCACGCGCTCTCACTCACCAAAACATTGTCTCACACGCTTCTACATGTCGAGCAACTCAATTCACGTGTCGTCACATGTCTCCACGCGCCGAAACTAGGTCCTCACGCGTTGCCACGCGTGATCAAAGTGTTGACCATTGACTGGTTAATAGTTTGACCGTTGACTGACCAATAATTGACCGAGTTACCCATAGGTTAGGATTCGGGTTGGATTGACTCGGTTGACTAAACAGGTTGAACCGTTGACCATCGAGTTTGACCGACCCATTGACCATTCAGATCGGGCAATTGGGTTTTCCTAACCCGATTATGACCCTTGACGTAGTATAAACCCTAACATTTTGACAGCAAAATTGACCGTCTTTCGGTCACTCTTCGACGATGAtttcatagggcttttgaagcacGTGACGTGACGATTAAGTTACATCAAATTTCAGGTGACAAAGTCGTCGGATTTTGGCGAATTAAATGCATGAATGTCACGGTTTTTGGGTGAAACATAGACCACTAAATTTcgtccaatttcatgcaatttcgtgcaattttttttctaattaatcatgaaactaataTCTAGGATTCAAcctaacatgattctaagcatcaatttcacaaaaattgCAACAAATCCATCAATAAGCATAATCATCCGTAcgcattatttaaaaataaattactgttcacaaaaaTTAAATGCCAAAACATGCTtcctaatcatgtttatatcaccaGCATTACAATTTCACAGATATaagtggctttgataccaatgtaaGCATAAATTAAACCAATTCCAGGATCATAGAAAACATACCCTGTTTCTtgaatctgacaattgatgatgatttggtgaTTCGATGCACTCTTGGAAAtatccacaacacaatttgctgATTTTCTCTCTCGTTTCTTCAAGAGTTCTTCTAGAGAATTGATTTGAAAGAGTACTGTATTTCTATTTGTAGCATAAGATAGATCACTGTTCTTCTGCTTCTGTTAACCTCTCAATGGAAGTTACattctttttaaataagagGGAGAGTagcagttatttttaataactacCAAGGGCAATATTGTAATATCCCCTATTATGGGTTAGTCTtgtaaccctaatggatcgggtcaacccatcatgggtggaccagATCCAATAGCTTGGGAGGCCAAAAATAAGCTGATCAAGCAAAGGAACTTCAGAATCAGCACTAGACAGATGCCATTAGCGGGCAACCTCTAAGTTTGGCAACAGAAACTAATGAAATAGAGGAACCTGCAACACACAAATTAGGTAAAAATAACCCCTCCTCTAGTCACCAATCCAGGATTACCACTATTTATTCTAACCAAAATAGCTCCCAGACCCAACCTAAAAAAGCTTTTGACTCCTTGAAAATACATCTTGGAAGACCCTATTTAGATGCAACGCGGGCATTTTCGGAGTTAAGACATGTGCCTGAGAGCTCCGCACCTTTGTCTCTAGCCAACCTCTTAATATTCTTCACCACAGAATCCTTGGTCGTCTTTTGATAAGAGAAACATCTGTTGTTCCTCTGTCTCCACAAGGCATACACCGAGGCCCCTAAGCTCAACTTCCAAAGCAAAGTCTTAAAGTTATTCCTCTCCAAATCTTTGGCATTCTTTTCAATATAATCACTCCAAGGAAGCTCATCGTAATTCATATGAATATCCCCAAGCATAGCACTCCAACCGTATTTGTTGAAGGAAGAATGCAAGAAGAGGTGGTCAACATTCTCATCCTCAGTCTCGCACAAAACACAAGTGGCCCTCCTAATCAAGCCAAATCTCAGAAGCTTATCTTTTGTAAGAAGTTTCTCTTTTATAGCTAACCAAAAGATGAAAGAATGTCTCGAAATGTTCTTCTTGTGCCATACCAACCCATGCCACACaacctttctcttcttttggcGAAATTCATCTTAAGCATTCCTTATTGTGAAATCACCTTTATGGTTTAGACACCACACAATTTTATACCACCCCTAGAAGGATTGCAATccactttgtttttttatttctgcAAGATCTTTGAAGTTCGCCATAGGCCATTTCCAATTACCATCTTTAATGATCTCTCTCACCATGGCCTTCCTACTTAACCCAAAGACAAAAATGATACTATCCTTGAATTTTTTGTGGAGGGGACCAAAAGGGTGCCAATTATCAAACAAAGCGAGGTGAAACTCCTATCCCCAACTCTAACCTTAATTTTCATCATTAACTCCTTTCTTAAACTGACTAATTTCTTCTAAATCCAAGAACTGTTATTAGCCGGCTTGCACTCCCAAAAGTTGTTTCTATAAAGACGATTCTCTTTTATCCAAGTAACCCAAAACGACTGATTTTCAAGATGGATGAGTCTCCAAAGGTGTTTAGCAATGGTTGCTTTATTCCAATCTTTGCTCTTCAAAATACCAAGGCCATTTTCATCTTTGGGAACACAAACATCTTCCCAAGCCACCTTAGCTTTGTGTCTATTCATGTCTACTCCAGCCCAAAGAAAAGCCCTCAGGTGAGAATCAATTTCGTTGAGGATCTTTTCAAGAAGCACAAAGAGGGAAGACCAATAGATTTGAATGTTAAAGAGGATAGTTTTAATAAGGTTCAATCTCCCAGCATAGGAAAGAGATTTACTTTTCCAAGAAGTTATTCTGCCAAGGATCTTATCAATTATCGACTTGCAATTTCCTATAGAAAGCTTAGAATACATCATAGGAACTCCAAGGTACTTAAAAAAGAGACAACCTTTAGTCATATTCAGAATGTCCATAATACGATGTTATGGTTTTGGAAGCTGAGATTGAATATGTGTTTGAGATGATGAAAATGGTTTTGGATTCGGCAGTCAGTATAtggtataatttttgtatcaaaaaGATTATGTAAACAGGTGTTAGGATTTTAAAATGAGCTAATTGAGTGTTTATTATTATAAGTTGGGATGAAAttcttttgaattataaaatttaacatgaTTGATATTATTACTACAATTTTCTGTTGGTGAATggttctttttatttgttagtGGTGCATGTATTATGGAGCTATTCTATTTATGTTTTGAAATGTTTACTGGTTTACTTGCTGATAACTGTTAGGAGTTAATCAAATTTCTAcaacttttgaatttgaaatcctagcttttgagtaattaattttttattgaaaatttcgGTGCTTCCTATTGGCTTTGTTTCAATTGTAGATTGTGTTGATTTTGATGGTGAACTGTATGATTATGTTGTCGAGTGTGTTTGTGTTGTAGCTGCAAATTCTATTCAGAAGATCTTGACTATATTAGTAGGAGATTTTAGAGCAAATTTTGGTATATTAGTTGGAGATTTTAGTCCATATTTTGGGTATGCTTGCAGATTTTGGTGGAAATTATTGCTGATAAGGggttgcaattttttttttttaaagctacAAGTTCTAAAAAGTGAATTGCTGTAAACGTATATGTCTAAAGAATTCTGCAAAGTGTTCTAACGCTACTAAGAGATTTTTATTGGAAAACTTTGTAAATGTAATGACATCAACAATCAATGCAAATTTCTAGTCTCTTGTTCAGTATAGATGAgcttatttttatctttttggattttttattttttttttgccaatTGAATTCAATTGAGAATTGATATAATGTATCACTTCTAGCAATTCAATCTTTTAAGTCATTATATTAACATGAGAATACATATTgtgttattcttttatatttcatttgtgAAAAACATTTAaggaattaaaataaatatataaaaatatatcaaataagaataaattagagTCAACTATAAATTAAGGGTGTTTAAGTaattttaagtcaatttaatatataataacaaaaattcaacTCCAATGGGGATTACAGTAAATGTATATTTTACTGTGCTATTTCTGTTAACAGAGTTACTTTttggtgggggggggggggggggggggagagggGAGGGAATGCTATTAACGCTAACTAagggtgaaaaagtgttattgcaccaaactttgggtgggacaatGGTAGTTACtctttatttatatagtaatttatgataattaaataGATATGCATATAAAACAAACTGATTTTTCTTGTTACGTTGGAATTGAATGCTTTAAACATTTGAAGGATTATTATTCTCAACTAGAGGTGGTGATGGGTCTGGCTGCAGCTCAGCTCATCAAACCCATGGGTCGGGTTAGGCCTTAGGCTCTGATAGTAATGAGCCTTTAAGATAGGTTGACCCATGAAAACTTTAAAGCTCAAGGCCCAACCATATATACAATAGGTTAGATCAGGTCTATTTTAAACAGGCTGACCTACGGGCTCGTACTAAGCTGgcctgttaattttaataaaaaaaattttatcgaatgattttttttaattatgttttctttaattagaaaacatgttagaaaattaaattgtgattaaaaagaagacaaacttatttataataagtgaaTTAAGTTCTCATGAGCAATTTCACCAATGTGGGATATAAAACATAAGTATGATTGaactttttactttatttaacttttatttatactctataaagaaaatgaattattgTACTTTTTTAGATGTGAAACTTTTATACTTACATTTTTACACTTTACAAAAAATCTCACAttgaaaaaagtaaaattttttacttctcTCACTCACTATAAATAAGGGTCAAGAAACATGtttcaatcaaactaaaattttgattatctcAAGCATTTGATATTGGTCCAAAgaacttaaactttttttttttaactttaaaatttttatttcttataaatattcataattttttatattataattattaattaactaattataaattataaatagtaaTGGGCTAGCCCACGGGCCTAACACTTAGGCCCAGGGCTTGGCCTAGAAGGCCCAATTGACGCCTCTATGacagtaattatttatttgtttaggcgaaatcactattttccacctaaggcTTGATGAAATAGTAATTATatcatttgagtttgaaaaagtGAATTTCTCTCTTAACTGTTATATTTCTATAtcaaatatgcaaaattttttaataaaatttttgaaaaaacataaaaaaaaactcaagcaaaataatattgtgtccccaaattttattaaataattttataacctaatttatattactttaatttcaaataataaaaaaatttactaatacAAATATACAATCACATGTTTAGAGgtaaactataaattttgaaatattagagGTGTTATTGAAATTCTTAAgtgggtttttaaaatttgaaaaaagcttggagatgtttttaaaatttaagatgctccttattagtttaaaaatgataattataccttcaaagaatataataaattaaaagtataaatatcatattatactatttatggtacagtaatatttttaaaatatatatagatgaatataataatttcttacaCAAGATTGAGATGATGTCCATTTACTcctattaaatttttgaaaaatgtatCTACATTCTAAAATACatatctattataatatttagatgaaatgacataaatatttttttattgttaaaactaaaaattgacTTTGACAAATGagtgaaaaattaactttttcaaacataaataggggaatatgtcattttatcaaactttaggtggaaaTATTTATTACCCCatttatttattagaaattaaatactttgtttgaatccaatatttttcttcctaaTGCTTGTTGACCATGAGCCACAAATTATGGGACTTACCATGGAATTTCCTGGTTATAGagtttatctattaattatatatctagAATGATTTCATCGGACAGGTTAGAGTGCAATGGAGTAtctttcactatataattgaacAAGCTGTACCTCTTTCCATAACTCAAAGAAGCCATGGAAAAGCCACAAAAAGATCTCCCACTTAATTGATTTTCACCTGCCATTATTAATTTTAgcttttattttaacaatttaaccttaatttaaatttctaagaataacattattatacacttaactcaatcaataaaactatatatatcaacttttaatacataaatagatatatacttgatatatatcattatataatttaatgattttaaattaagaattaaaaaaactcaatcatataataacatatatgagtgtgcatttatttatttactcaaaatagatatgtataatattgttctgactctattatatatatatatatatatatatatatatatatatatatatatatatatatatatatatatatatatatatatatatatatatatatttatttatttattatttttaacatttaattatacataaacaTTAATGTTGTCATAAGCAAATTTATCATTGATAccttgtgtttattttaaatagttgTTAGcttgatgaattaaaaatactaaagcaatgaaaacaataaatacataacacGATAAATCTAATTATGAAGAATAAACGATAAGTTGAAGTTAGGAAATTGtggaaaaaatgtaaaaaaataataataattaaatttgatttgagaaaaATGTTCCATATAAAAACCCTaacttagtttaaaatttaggaAGGTGAACCTAATTAAGCAtggagggttttttttttaaagagatttttcccttttaattaCGTGAGAAGTATTGTTAGCAGTTTAACCATACATTCTTAAGATCAATTATAAGAGGTCAAAACtctaaaactaacttttttaattcattaataataagtgttaatttaaatattaataatattgtattactgtataattagatgattataaattaaaatataagttaGTTCTCATTGTAAATATTAGTtgtgacatattattatataattggatattactTTATACTTAGAGATTATTGTAcacaaattagtatttattgttAGTTGCAAATAGTTTTACTCTaatgaaatctcaaaatttgcctttttttatgactttttttttcttattctgtGGGTatgtagaaaataaaaataaggaaaCAGCCAAATAATTGTTGAACAATGATACATTGATCAGTTTTAagtattaaattagatatttatataatttgacccACGATTAACAATCAAACTTCAATACTTCAAGTTTCACCAACTCAGTCTAAGTCCAAGGAAgttacatttatttaattatattttagttaatcTTGTAATagattaatcatatattttgttatataaaacCTATTAATTTTGTACTAGTTTAATATAAGAAaactcaaatcaagtcaaatgaAGCAATTAATAATACAGGTTAAGGAGACAAGTGGACGACTCAAGAATTGCCCAAATCGGTAAAGATAAGAATGACACTATGGTTGACCATTTATCCCTTACCTCTTTGGAAAATCTTTTAAACTATTATGTgtcttgaattttgaatttgaaaatgtaatAGTTTAGTAATATTTTGAGATTTATATAGGAACCTAACTTCTTCATGTAATATCAAGAGATTGATTAATGAAATTGTTTACCTCTCGCCGGTGGTTCTTCTTTAAGCCATGAGTGTATctttatcctttctcttttGACCAAAGTTAGTTGATAGACTCCCTTGGTCGCTGATTCtcttttaaactttgggtgtgtttttggtcatttatttcatttatccTTTCTCTCTTGACCGAAGTTAGATGGTGGAATCCTTTGATTGATGGTATGTCCTTTAAACCTTGAGTTGTTTCTTGGTCATTTATCTTcttatgttattgtttattacTTGTGTGTTTGTATTTTGAGTTGGTTAAACTTGACTACATATTTACttgaaatttgtatttgttaaacTAGCCCTTATCTTAATCAACACTTGTATTTGGCTACACATCAAGGTGTTC includes:
- the LOC123206437 gene encoding uncharacterized protein LOC123206437; this encodes MDILNMTKGCLFFKYLGVPMMYSKLSIGNCKSIIDKILGRITSWKSKSLSYAGRLNLIKTILFNIQIYWSSLFVLLEKILNEIDSHLRAFLWAGVDMNRHKAKVAWEDVCVPKDENGLAIKEKLLTKDKLLRFGLIRRATCVLCETEDENVDHLFLHSSFNKYGWSAMLGDIHMNYDELPWSDYIEKNAKDLERNNFKTLLWKLSLGASVYALWRQRNNRCFSYQKTTKDSVVKNIKRLARDKGAELSGTCLNSENARVASK